Proteins from a single region of Shinella zoogloeoides:
- a CDS encoding DNA polymerase III subunit delta', protein MSEERPGILDGAVHPAEQTKLFGHAEAEEFLARSYRSGKGHHAILIEGPEGIGKATLAFRFANHVLHHPEPADAPEAIYDPSPASPITRQLAAGASHNLLHLTRPVDEKTGKMKSAITVDEVRKAGKFLAQTSGTGNWRIVIIDPADDLNRNAANAILKILEEPPKRSLFLVLTHAPGKLLPTIRSRCLPLALSPLSEADLSAALDSLDAAPSGPRAGDVLSAAHGSVSEALKLVNYGGFDIVEAFRTIVEAPAEPPRRDVHKLADVLSAKDSDTVFSFFCQHATDFVTDTARSAALSGDLSRADRLAQLSSQLGERIGIAQGYNLDRKQTIISVLDDIRASL, encoded by the coding sequence GTGAGCGAGGAGCGTCCCGGCATTCTCGACGGCGCGGTGCATCCCGCCGAGCAGACGAAGCTCTTCGGCCATGCGGAGGCGGAAGAATTTCTTGCGCGCTCCTATCGCTCCGGCAAGGGCCACCATGCCATCCTCATCGAGGGGCCGGAGGGCATCGGCAAGGCGACGCTCGCCTTCCGCTTCGCGAACCATGTCCTGCATCATCCCGAGCCGGCGGATGCGCCGGAGGCGATATACGACCCGTCGCCCGCGTCCCCCATCACCCGGCAGCTCGCCGCCGGGGCCTCGCACAATCTTCTCCATCTCACCCGGCCGGTCGATGAGAAGACCGGCAAGATGAAATCCGCGATCACGGTGGACGAAGTGCGCAAGGCGGGGAAATTCCTCGCGCAGACCTCCGGCACGGGCAACTGGCGCATCGTCATCATCGATCCGGCGGACGACCTCAATCGCAACGCCGCCAACGCCATCCTCAAGATTTTGGAGGAGCCGCCGAAGCGCTCGCTCTTCCTCGTGCTGACCCATGCGCCGGGCAAGCTGCTGCCGACCATCCGCTCTCGCTGCCTGCCGCTCGCGCTGTCGCCCCTGTCCGAAGCCGACCTTTCCGCCGCGCTCGACAGCCTCGACGCCGCGCCGTCCGGCCCGCGGGCAGGGGACGTGCTTTCCGCCGCCCATGGCAGCGTCTCCGAGGCCCTCAAGCTGGTGAATTACGGCGGCTTCGATATCGTGGAAGCCTTCCGCACCATCGTCGAGGCTCCGGCCGAGCCGCCGCGCCGAGACGTGCATAAACTGGCCGACGTGCTTTCGGCCAAGGACAGCGACACCGTCTTCTCCTTCTTCTGCCAGCACGCCACCGACTTCGTGACCGACACCGCCCGCAGCGCCGCCCTTTCCGGCGACCTTTCCCGCGCCGACCGCCTCGCCCAGCTTTCCTCGCAGCTCGGCGAGCGCATCGGCATCGCGCAGGGCTACAATCTCGACCGCAAGCAGACGATCATCAGCGTGCTCGACGACATCCGGGCATCGCTTTAA
- the tmk gene encoding dTMP kinase, producing the protein MSAAHGLFVTFEGGEGAGKSTQIRLLADALRARGLTVLMTREPGGSKGAEAVRHVLLSGAAEPYGIRMEAILFAAARSDHVEQVIRPALAAGSVVLCDRFMDSSRVYQGVTGNLEQPFIEALERVAINGVVPDCTIIFDLPASVGLERARKRAGGPGEQPDRFEKEELQTHEKRREAFLDIAAREPLRCRVIDATKAQDTIAAEVLAIVEPLLPVGALSHQEHVS; encoded by the coding sequence TTGTCGGCCGCACACGGTTTGTTTGTCACGTTCGAAGGCGGCGAGGGCGCCGGGAAGTCGACACAGATCCGGCTTCTGGCAGACGCCCTGCGCGCGCGCGGACTGACCGTGCTGATGACGCGCGAACCCGGCGGCTCGAAGGGCGCGGAGGCCGTGCGCCATGTCCTCCTCTCCGGCGCGGCCGAGCCGTATGGCATCCGCATGGAAGCGATCCTCTTCGCCGCCGCGCGTAGCGACCACGTCGAACAGGTCATCCGTCCGGCGCTTGCCGCAGGCAGCGTCGTGCTTTGCGACCGTTTCATGGATTCCTCCCGCGTTTACCAGGGCGTGACCGGCAATCTGGAACAGCCTTTCATCGAGGCGCTGGAGCGCGTGGCGATCAACGGCGTCGTGCCGGATTGCACGATCATCTTCGATCTTCCCGCATCGGTCGGCCTGGAGCGCGCCCGCAAGCGCGCCGGCGGCCCCGGCGAGCAGCCCGACCGCTTCGAGAAGGAGGAGCTGCAGACGCACGAAAAGCGCCGCGAAGCCTTCCTCGACATCGCCGCGCGCGAACCGCTGCGCTGCCGCGTGATCGACGCCACGAAGGCGCAGGACACCATTGCCGCCGAAGTGCTGGCCATCGTCGAGCCGCTGCTGCCGGTCGGTGCCCTGAGCCACCAGGAGCATGTTTCGTGA
- a CDS encoding D-alanyl-D-alanine carboxypeptidase family protein, with translation MHRRLVACLVLFLSFLTVAGAQTASPQQGGFDVKARQVYLIEAETGTVLFARGEDDVVPAASLAKLMTAATVFKALSAGDVTLDTTYPVTEHAWRTGGAPSGTSTMFAALKSNVRVEDLIRGITVQFANDACIILGEGMTGSEAAFAERMTKEARALGLEKSTFANATGLPNPANKVTMREMVTLARHLETTYPQYMRYYIEPEFEWNKIKQRNRNPLLALNLGVTGFVTGFAEESGYSIVAAVNRDGKHLVLAMAGMESDKARIEETRRIIEWALSSFERRTLFKAGEVIADASVYGGDASTVPLVAGEQVDVFLPKDNSQRLVARVVYIWPVRAPVKPEQTVGALRIWNDKQLLREVPVRTAGSVGEGTLRSRALDALIELFFFWI, from the coding sequence ATGCATCGCCGCCTAGTTGCCTGCCTTGTCCTTTTCCTGTCCTTCCTCACCGTCGCCGGGGCCCAGACGGCATCGCCCCAGCAGGGCGGCTTCGACGTCAAGGCGCGGCAGGTCTATCTGATCGAGGCGGAAACCGGCACGGTGCTTTTCGCGCGCGGAGAAGACGATGTCGTTCCCGCCGCCTCGCTCGCCAAGCTGATGACGGCGGCGACGGTGTTCAAGGCGCTTTCCGCCGGAGACGTCACACTCGACACGACCTATCCCGTGACCGAACATGCCTGGCGCACCGGCGGCGCGCCGTCGGGCACCTCCACCATGTTCGCGGCGCTCAAGTCGAACGTGCGCGTCGAGGACCTGATCCGTGGCATCACGGTGCAGTTCGCCAACGATGCCTGCATCATCCTCGGCGAGGGCATGACCGGCTCCGAGGCGGCCTTTGCCGAGCGGATGACGAAGGAGGCGAGGGCGCTCGGGCTGGAGAAATCGACCTTCGCCAATGCCACCGGCCTGCCGAACCCGGCCAACAAGGTGACGATGCGCGAAATGGTGACGCTCGCCCGCCATCTGGAGACCACCTATCCGCAATATATGCGCTACTATATCGAGCCGGAATTCGAGTGGAACAAGATCAAGCAGCGCAACCGCAACCCGCTGCTGGCGCTCAATCTCGGCGTGACGGGCTTCGTGACCGGCTTTGCGGAAGAGAGCGGCTATTCCATCGTCGCGGCCGTGAACCGCGACGGCAAGCATCTGGTGCTCGCTATGGCGGGCATGGAGAGCGACAAGGCGCGCATCGAGGAAACCCGCCGGATCATTGAATGGGCGCTTTCCAGCTTCGAGCGCCGGACGCTCTTCAAGGCCGGCGAGGTCATCGCGGATGCCAGCGTCTATGGTGGCGACGCCTCGACCGTGCCGCTGGTGGCGGGCGAGCAGGTGGATGTGTTCCTGCCGAAGGACAATTCGCAGCGGCTCGTCGCCCGTGTCGTCTACATCTGGCCTGTGCGCGCGCCGGTGAAGCCGGAGCAGACGGTCGGTGCGCTGAGGATATGGAACGACAAGCAGCTCCTGCGCGAGGTGCCGGTGCGCACCGCCGGCAGCGTGGGCGAGGGGACGTTGCGCTCGCGGGCGCTGGATGCCCTGATCGAACTGTTCTTCTTCTGGATCTGA
- a CDS encoding septal ring lytic transglycosylase RlpA family protein, with protein MKTNASRFGKGLRLIAIPLICAGLAACATTTAAPKKKARSKEFFAESEYGVKASPRVVEDGQPVPKGGGRYQLGKAYQVRGKWYRPKEEMGYSKTGLASWYGAAFHGRKTANGEVYDRYHLSAAHPTFPLPSYARVTNLENGTSVIVRVNDRGPFHENRLIDVSSKTADLLDMKRTGTAKVRVQYVGKAPLEGNDMPYLMASYVTKGSRVPAVDPGGQIATGVMVASADSNALPDSGQGEGYLKVPEQSAMTALAKTAPVSDAFQAMEQFALLPEIGPMPVERPNFVPLPSSGSSYAAAYADERVRDASGAFDAILTMDGQLTPLSALADNAG; from the coding sequence TTGAAGACGAATGCGAGCCGTTTCGGCAAGGGCCTGCGGCTTATCGCGATTCCGCTGATCTGCGCTGGCCTGGCCGCCTGCGCAACGACGACGGCGGCACCCAAGAAAAAGGCCCGCAGCAAGGAATTCTTCGCCGAGTCGGAATATGGCGTCAAGGCCAGCCCGCGCGTCGTCGAGGACGGCCAGCCCGTGCCGAAGGGCGGCGGGCGCTATCAGCTCGGCAAGGCCTATCAGGTCCGCGGCAAGTGGTATCGTCCGAAGGAAGAGATGGGCTACAGCAAGACCGGCCTTGCTTCCTGGTACGGCGCGGCCTTCCACGGCCGCAAGACGGCGAACGGGGAGGTCTACGACCGCTATCACCTCTCGGCGGCGCATCCGACATTCCCGCTGCCGAGCTATGCGCGCGTCACCAATCTGGAAAACGGCACCTCCGTCATCGTCCGCGTCAACGACCGCGGCCCGTTCCATGAAAACCGCCTGATCGACGTTTCCTCCAAGACCGCCGACCTGCTGGACATGAAGCGCACCGGCACGGCCAAGGTGCGCGTGCAATATGTCGGCAAGGCGCCGCTCGAGGGCAACGACATGCCCTATCTCATGGCGTCCTATGTCACCAAGGGGTCGCGCGTTCCGGCGGTCGATCCGGGCGGCCAGATCGCGACCGGCGTCATGGTCGCTTCCGCAGACAGCAACGCACTGCCGGATTCCGGGCAGGGCGAGGGCTACCTGAAGGTGCCCGAACAGAGCGCGATGACGGCGCTGGCCAAGACCGCGCCGGTCTCCGACGCCTTCCAGGCCATGGAGCAGTTCGCTCTCCTGCCGGAAATCGGTCCGATGCCGGTTGAGCGGCCGAATTTCGTTCCGCTGCCGTCCTCCGGCTCCAGCTATGCCGCAGCCTATGCGGACGAGCGGGTGCGCGACGCCTCGGGCGCCTTCGACGCCATCCTGACGATGGACGGGCAATTGACGCCGCTTTCCGCGCTCGCCGACAATGCGGGTTGA